From the genome of Arthrobacter sp. SLBN-122:
AACCATCAGCACCATGGAGGCCGCGCTCGCGTAACCCACCTTTGACTGCTCGAAGCCGGTTTTGTAGATGTACTGCACGATCAGGGTGTTCTGCGTCCCCGGGCCGCCTCCGGTCAGCGCTTGGATCATGGCGAACTCCTTCATGGCGTGGATGGTGGAGAGCAGGATGACCATGAACGACGTCGGCGCGATGCCCGGCAGGGTGACGTTGCGGAAGCGCTGCCAGGCGTTGGCGCCGTCCAGCTCTGCTGCCTCGAGGAGGGACTCCGGAATGTTCTTCAGCGCCGCAATGAACAGCAGCATGTTGAAGGCGGTGCCGCCCCACGCCGACGCGAAGATCACGACGGCCAGCGCCAGGTTGCCGTCGCTGGACCACGGCAGCGGGTTCCCACCGAAGGTGGAGATGACAAAGTTCACAAACCCGAAGTCCTGGCCGAAAAGCCACTTCCAGATGACGCCCACCACGATGGGCGAAATCAGCCACGGCAGGAAGATCACCATCTTTGCCGCGGTGCGGCCGCGGACCGCCTTGCTGACCAACAGCGCGGCGACGCCCAGGGAACAGAGGTAGACCAGCGGAACGGACAACACGGTATACACAAAGGTCCGGCCCAGCGCGGCGTAGAAGCCGGCATCGGCGAAGAGCTTCTGGAAGTTGGCGAGGCCGATGAAGTGCAGTTTGCCGATCCCGCGGTAGTCCGTGAAGGAGTACAGCAGCCCCAGCGCCCCCGGCCATACGAAGAACACCAGGAAGAGGACAACGTTGACGCCGATCAGGACCAGCGGGGCGATGACATAGCGGTTTCGGCGCTTCTGTGCGGATTTGCTGCGGACAGGCGCCGGCGCCGGTGCGTCCGGCGCCGGCGCAGTGCTGATGGTTGGTTGCGCCACGGGATCAGGCGCCGTTGTAGAGCTTCACGATGTTGTCCACCGTGGTCTTTGCGTCCTGGCCGCCGGAGAGCATCTTGACGGTCTCCTCGCGCAGCGGGTCGCCGGAGAACGGCGTCTCGGCGTAGGCCTCGGCCACCACGCGCTTGATGGCGTTGTCGCCCTTGGCCTGGTTGCCGGAGATCTGCTGCTGGTACAGCTCAAAGGAAGGCTGCTGGAACTGGTACTCCACCTTGAGGTCCTTGGCAGGCAGGTATCCTCCCAGCTGCGCGAACTCGATGTAGTTGGCGTCCTGGTAGAACCAGTCAATGAACTTTTTAGCTTCCTCGTCCGCACCAGTGTCCTTGAACGCGACCATGAACCCGCCGCCGAGATTGGTGGCGTTGACTTCCTTCTTCGGCAACGGGACTGACAGCCATTCGAAGTCCTTGATGTTCTTGTTGAAGTCCGCAACCTGCCAGCTGCCGGAGTAGTATGCGGCAACCTGGCCGCTCTTGAACATGGCGTTGCCATCCTCGCCGCTGAGCCAGACGGACTTAGGCATGGTCTGGTCATCGTTGATCTTCCGGAAGTACTCCAGGGTCTCCACGGCTTTGGCGTCGCCGGCGTATTTGCCGTTTTCCTTGGCGAAGGCCGTGCTGCCGAACTCGTACATCATGGCGCGCAGGCGGTGTCCGGAACGGTCCATGACCACGCCGTACTTGGCTCCGGCCTTCTCGCGGACCTGGTTGACGGCGGCTATGAATTCGTCCCACGTCCAGGTGTTCCCGATCGCCGTCGGGTATTTGACTCCCGCCTTATCGAACAGGCTTTTGTTGACGAACAGTCCGACGGCGGTGAGGTCGGACGGGATGGCTGGGATGATGCCGTCCGGGGACTCCTGGAGGTACTTTTCGTCTATTCCGTGGGACTTGGCAATGTCGGTGAGGTCCTGGAGCTGGTTGACCCAGAGCGGGTCAATGCTGGTCACACGGGCCAGCGCCGGGAGGTCGTTTGCCGTGGCTGCGTTCTTCAGTTTGGTGGTGATGTCAGCCGTGGGAACGTCCACCACTTCGATGGTGATGCCGGTGGCTTCCTTGTACTTCTTCGCCGCCGCGGCAAACGCGCCGCCCTGGTTGGTGTCGCCGGACAGGACGAGCTGCAGGGTCTTGGCGCCTCCGTCAGAGGACCCGCCTCCTCCCCCACAGGCCGTGAGGCCCGCGGCCAGGGCTGACAGCCCGAAGGCCGTCAGGCCGAACTGGCGGCGGCTGATGCTGGAGATTCTTGTCTTCTCTGACAATGCTCTGTCCTGTCTCTCGGTGTGAGGGAAAACCCTTTCCGAAGAAAACTGTGACCTATGTCATGACATAAAGTCAAGAATACTTTTCAGCAGCTTTGCCCTTGGGTCCTCCTTTCCCCGGCATCTTCCGCTTCGCCCCGGCCGCCTCTACCGTTGACGGATGGGACTGAACATCCAGATAGTCATCGATTCCGCCCGCCCCCATGAGCTCGCCGACTGGTGGGCGGAAACCCTTCAATGGGCGGTGGAACCCCAGGACGCCGGCTTCATCCGCTCCATGATCGAGCAGGGGTACGCCACCGAGGGCCAGACCATGACCCACCGGGGCAACCTGGTGTGGAAGGACGGTGCCGCCATCAGGCCACCGGAAGAGATAGAGTCCAAGGCCCCCGAGCGGCGCATCCTGTTCCAGACCGCGCCCGAAGGCAAAACGGTGAAGAACCGGGTGCACTGGGACGTCCGGCTGGACGGCCGGGACAAGGACGAGGTCCGCAGCGAACTCGAGGCCCGGGGCGCCTCCTTCCTCTGGTCCGCGCGGCAGGGCCCGCATTCCTGGCACACCATGGCCGACCCCGAGGGCAACGAGTTCTGCATCAGCTGACGCCGATTACTAGACTTGGACGGTGAGCAACCAGATCCCCGCCCCGGTGTCCGATGTCTTCGATCCCACGCGCTGGCGGGTGGTCTCCGGCTTCGAGGACTTCCAGGACATGACCTACCACCGGCAGGTGGAGCGGGATTCCGACGGCGGCTGGGTACGTGACCTGCCCACCGTCCGGATTGCCTTCAACCGCCCGGAGGTCCGCAACGCGTTCCGGCCGGGCACCGTGGATGAGCTCTACCGGGCCATGGACCACGCCCGGATGACCCCCGACGTCGCCACCGTCCTGCTGACCGGCAACGGCCCCTCCCCCAAGGACGGCGGCCACTCCTTCTGTTCCGGCGGCGACCAGCGGATCCGTGGCCGGGACGGCTACAGATATGCCGACGGCGAGACCCAGGAAACCATCGACCCCGCCCGGGCCGGCAGGCTGCACATCCTGGAAGTCCAGCGGCTCATGCGCACCATGCCCAAGGTGGTCATCGCCGTCGTTAACGGCTGGGCAGCGGGCGGCGGGCATTCCCTGCACGTGGTCTCAGACCTCACCATCGCCTCGCGGCAGCACGGAAAGTTCAAGCAAACTGATGCCACGGTGGGAAGTTTCGACGCCGGCTACGGGTCCGCGCTGCTGGCCCGGCAGGTGGGGCAAAAGGCAGCACGGGAGATTTTCTTCCTGGCCCGCGAATATTCCGCTGAAGACATGGTTCGGATGGGCGCCGTCAACGAAGCCGTAGACCACCAGCGGCTCGAAGAGGTCGCCCTGGAGTATGCGGCGGACATCGCGCGCCAGTCCCCACAGGCCATCCGTATGCTGAAGTTCGCCTTCAACCTCGCCGACGACGGCCTGGCCGGCCAGCAGGTATTCGCCGGTGAGGCTACCCGCCTGGCATATATGACGGACGAGGCCGTGGAGGGCAAGGAGGCCTTCCTGCAAAAACGCGACCCCGACTGGTCACGCTTCCCGCACTACTTCTAAGGCAGGACGCCAATGAACAGCGAAGAAACCCCGGCATCTGCCCCCACCGGGCCCCTGAACATCGAACCCGCCCTGAAAGCCCTCGCGGCCGCCCTCCATGGCGAGGGCCCCGCCGTCGAACTGTCCGTGGGCCCGGACGGTGCGCTGGTGGTGGGCCACGTGGAAACGCCTGGCTGCGATGACGCCGTGGCTGTGGTCCGCACCTCAGGTTCCACCGGCACACCCAAAGCAACCCTGCTGACCGTGGAATCCCTGGCGGCCTCCTCCATGGCCACGGCCCTGCGGCTCAAGGGCGAGGGCCAGTGGCTGCTGGCGCTGCCCGTCCAGTTCGTTGCCGGTATCCAGGTGCTGGTGCGGTCCCTGTTCGCCGGCACCCGGCCCTGGGTCATGGACATGTCCGGCGGCTTCACCCCGGAGGCCTTCACCGCCGCCGCGCTGGAACTGACGGACAAGATCCGGTTCACGTCCCTGGTGCCCACCCAGCTGCAGCGGCTCCTGGACGATCCCTCGCCGGACACGCTCGCCGTCCTCCGCCGCTTCAACGCCATCCTGCTGGGCGGCGCCCCCGCTCCGCCGGCCCTTCTGGCAGCTGCCCGCGACGCCGGGGTCCGGGTGGTCACCACCTACGGTTCGGCCGAAACTTCCGGCGGCTGCGTGTACGACGGCTACCCCCTGGAGGGCGTCTCGGTCCGGGTGGCCGAGGACGGCCGGATCCTGCTGGGCGGTGACACGGTGGCCGCCGGCTACATCGAGGCACCGGACGAGGAAACCGGAACCTTCTTCGAGGAGGACGGCGTGCGCTGGTACCGCACCAGCGACCTGGGTGCCATTGACGACGACGGCCGGCTCACCGTGCTGGGCCGGGCGGACGACGTCATCATCACCGGCGGCGTGAAGGTCTCCGCGGGGCACGTCCAGGAGCAGCTGGAAAAGTCCGACGCCGTCGCCTCAGCTTTCGTGGCCGGGGTACCGTCCGCGGAATGGGGCCAGGCCGTGGCGGCCTACGTGGCCCTCGCCCCCGAAGCCGCTGCCCGGCACCATGCCGGGGACGCCGCCGTCGTGCTCCAGCAACAGTGGCAGCAGCAGCTGGGGGTCCTGGCGCCCAAAACCGTCCTCACCGCACCGGCCCTGCCGATGCTGCCCAACGGCAAACCGGACCGGCTCGCCATGACCGCCGAACTCAGCGCCCTGCACGGGGGAAAGTAGAGTTGGACCTGCACCACCGCGGCGGGTGCGCACGTTCCGTCCTGCCGTCTTACCGAAACAACACGAGGTACTAACCGTGGCCACAGCCGCCCAATGGATCCAAGGCGCCCGACTCCGGACGCTGCCGGCAGCGATCGCGCCTGTGCTGATCGGCACTGCCGCCGCCTAC
Proteins encoded in this window:
- a CDS encoding carbohydrate ABC transporter permease; translation: MAQPTISTAPAPDAPAPAPVRSKSAQKRRNRYVIAPLVLIGVNVVLFLVFFVWPGALGLLYSFTDYRGIGKLHFIGLANFQKLFADAGFYAALGRTFVYTVLSVPLVYLCSLGVAALLVSKAVRGRTAAKMVIFLPWLISPIVVGVIWKWLFGQDFGFVNFVISTFGGNPLPWSSDGNLALAVVIFASAWGGTAFNMLLFIAALKNIPESLLEAAELDGANAWQRFRNVTLPGIAPTSFMVILLSTIHAMKEFAMIQALTGGGPGTQNTLIVQYIYKTGFEQSKVGYASAASMVLMVVLLAIALIQLRFNRKKG
- a CDS encoding ABC transporter substrate-binding protein codes for the protein MSEKTRISSISRRQFGLTAFGLSALAAGLTACGGGGGSSDGGAKTLQLVLSGDTNQGGAFAAAAKKYKEATGITIEVVDVPTADITTKLKNAATANDLPALARVTSIDPLWVNQLQDLTDIAKSHGIDEKYLQESPDGIIPAIPSDLTAVGLFVNKSLFDKAGVKYPTAIGNTWTWDEFIAAVNQVREKAGAKYGVVMDRSGHRLRAMMYEFGSTAFAKENGKYAGDAKAVETLEYFRKINDDQTMPKSVWLSGEDGNAMFKSGQVAAYYSGSWQVADFNKNIKDFEWLSVPLPKKEVNATNLGGGFMVAFKDTGADEEAKKFIDWFYQDANYIEFAQLGGYLPAKDLKVEYQFQQPSFELYQQQISGNQAKGDNAIKRVVAEAYAETPFSGDPLREETVKMLSGGQDAKTTVDNIVKLYNGA
- a CDS encoding VOC family protein, producing the protein MGLNIQIVIDSARPHELADWWAETLQWAVEPQDAGFIRSMIEQGYATEGQTMTHRGNLVWKDGAAIRPPEEIESKAPERRILFQTAPEGKTVKNRVHWDVRLDGRDKDEVRSELEARGASFLWSARQGPHSWHTMADPEGNEFCIS
- a CDS encoding 1,4-dihydroxy-2-naphthoyl-CoA synthase, producing the protein MSNQIPAPVSDVFDPTRWRVVSGFEDFQDMTYHRQVERDSDGGWVRDLPTVRIAFNRPEVRNAFRPGTVDELYRAMDHARMTPDVATVLLTGNGPSPKDGGHSFCSGGDQRIRGRDGYRYADGETQETIDPARAGRLHILEVQRLMRTMPKVVIAVVNGWAAGGGHSLHVVSDLTIASRQHGKFKQTDATVGSFDAGYGSALLARQVGQKAAREIFFLAREYSAEDMVRMGAVNEAVDHQRLEEVALEYAADIARQSPQAIRMLKFAFNLADDGLAGQQVFAGEATRLAYMTDEAVEGKEAFLQKRDPDWSRFPHYF
- a CDS encoding AMP-binding protein, which gives rise to MNSEETPASAPTGPLNIEPALKALAAALHGEGPAVELSVGPDGALVVGHVETPGCDDAVAVVRTSGSTGTPKATLLTVESLAASSMATALRLKGEGQWLLALPVQFVAGIQVLVRSLFAGTRPWVMDMSGGFTPEAFTAAALELTDKIRFTSLVPTQLQRLLDDPSPDTLAVLRRFNAILLGGAPAPPALLAAARDAGVRVVTTYGSAETSGGCVYDGYPLEGVSVRVAEDGRILLGGDTVAAGYIEAPDEETGTFFEEDGVRWYRTSDLGAIDDDGRLTVLGRADDVIITGGVKVSAGHVQEQLEKSDAVASAFVAGVPSAEWGQAVAAYVALAPEAAARHHAGDAAVVLQQQWQQQLGVLAPKTVLTAPALPMLPNGKPDRLAMTAELSALHGGK